A region of Planctomycetota bacterium DNA encodes the following proteins:
- a CDS encoding ASCH domain-containing protein, whose protein sequence is MLLFKKKFLDPIRSGAKCQTVRVWPKRRLRPGQAEFVPGLGRIRVTAFDPVRPVDLSEEDARLDGFESRDALLAELRVLYGDRLDGLPCFRIRFAYPAPEGP, encoded by the coding sequence ATGCTCCTGTTCAAGAAAAAGTTCCTTGATCCCATCCGGTCCGGAGCCAAGTGCCAGACCGTCCGCGTCTGGCCGAAGCGGCGCCTCCGGCCCGGCCAAGCGGAGTTCGTCCCCGGCCTCGGCCGCATCCGCGTCACGGCCTTCGACCCCGTCCGCCCGGTGGACCTTTCGGAAGAGGACGCGAGGCTCGACGGTTTTGAATCGCGCGACGCGCTATTGGCCGAACTGCGGGTGCTGTACGGCGACCGGCTGGACGGTCTCCCCTGCTTCCGCATCCGCTTCGCCTATCCGGCGCCCGAGGGTCCCTGA